A single genomic interval of Devosia oryziradicis harbors:
- a CDS encoding PAS domain S-box protein: MPARTTKPAAPALPRFEPLGSVLAKVVESAAVGMVVSDMDGRMVYANAAFTALLGRGVEDGGGDFFALIHPDDSAAARQRLTLLMRGEASEYRGEHQFRHADGTPLWVMVAAALLRADSGEPLYLITQLTSIELQKKAEEALAHSESRWNFALESARQGVWDHDIRTDTMFYSRMWRIMRGIPPDEEIDGDQAKWLARIHPDDRERIMANVDRQDKGESDTLEYRELTRDGSYIWILSRGKPVEWDEHGNPTRTLGTDTDITRLKTVEQELAAEKERLHVTLDAIADGMISADQDGRVVMMNPAAEQLTGYSSSEAIGKEVRSIFTLRDGVTGEIQECPVAICLARDEPAHLDDDMILVSRSGVKRDIRCTAAPVHTQAGKLGGAVLVFQDVSQSRAMQRELAHSATHDDLTGLANRAAFERVLNSAIASARDGSRRHCLLYIDLDRFKPVNDNAGHAAGDALLKQVAQTIRGSCRSHDVAARIGGDEFAVLLNDCPPEVGQRIADKIVRAIGALAFGWAGRTYHIGASIGLTMVTHQPASPLGFMGEADAACYAAKGRGRGMAVAFGDL, from the coding sequence ATGCCCGCGCGTACGACCAAACCTGCTGCTCCGGCCCTGCCCCGCTTCGAGCCCCTCGGCTCGGTGCTGGCCAAGGTCGTCGAGAGCGCGGCGGTGGGCATGGTGGTTTCCGACATGGATGGCCGCATGGTCTATGCCAATGCCGCATTCACGGCCCTGCTGGGGCGCGGGGTCGAGGATGGCGGTGGGGACTTTTTCGCGCTCATCCACCCGGACGACAGCGCCGCGGCCCGGCAGCGGCTGACGCTGCTGATGCGTGGCGAAGCCAGCGAATATCGAGGCGAACACCAGTTCCGCCACGCCGACGGCACGCCGCTATGGGTGATGGTCGCCGCCGCGCTGCTGCGCGCCGACAGCGGCGAGCCGCTCTATCTGATCACCCAGCTCACGAGCATCGAGCTTCAGAAAAAGGCCGAGGAGGCGCTGGCGCATTCCGAAAGCCGCTGGAACTTCGCACTCGAAAGTGCCCGCCAGGGCGTTTGGGACCACGATATCCGCACCGACACGATGTTCTATTCGCGCATGTGGCGCATCATGCGCGGCATTCCGCCGGACGAGGAGATCGACGGCGACCAGGCCAAGTGGCTGGCCCGCATTCATCCCGACGACCGGGAGCGGATCATGGCCAATGTCGACCGGCAGGACAAAGGGGAGTCCGATACGCTCGAATATCGCGAGCTCACGCGCGATGGCAGCTACATCTGGATCCTGAGCCGCGGCAAGCCGGTGGAATGGGACGAACACGGCAATCCTACCCGCACGCTGGGCACCGACACCGACATCACGCGGCTCAAGACGGTCGAACAGGAACTGGCGGCCGAGAAGGAACGCCTGCATGTTACCCTCGATGCCATTGCCGACGGCATGATCTCGGCCGACCAGGACGGCCGCGTCGTGATGATGAACCCGGCCGCGGAGCAGCTGACCGGCTACAGCTCGAGCGAAGCCATCGGCAAGGAGGTGCGCTCCATCTTCACCCTGCGCGATGGCGTGACCGGCGAGATACAGGAGTGCCCGGTGGCGATCTGCCTGGCCAGGGACGAACCGGCGCATCTGGACGATGACATGATCCTGGTCAGCCGCAGCGGCGTCAAGCGCGACATCCGCTGCACGGCGGCGCCGGTGCATACCCAGGCCGGCAAGCTGGGCGGGGCCGTCCTGGTGTTCCAGGACGTCTCGCAGAGCCGGGCGATGCAGCGCGAACTGGCCCATTCCGCCACCCATGACGATCTGACGGGCCTGGCCAATCGAGCGGCCTTCGAGCGGGTACTCAACAGCGCGATCGCCTCGGCCCGCGATGGCAGCCGGCGTCACTGCCTGCTCTATATCGACCTCGACCGCTTCAAGCCGGTCAACGACAATGCCGGCCATGCCGCCGGTGACGCCCTGCTCAAGCAGGTGGCGCAGACCATCCGCGGCTCATGCCGCAGCCATGACGTGGCCGCCCGCATCGGCGGCGACGAATTCGCCGTGCTGCTCAATGACTGTCCACCCGAAGTGGGCCAGCGCATCGCCGACAAGATCGTGCGGGCCATCGGCGCCCTGGCCTTCGGCTGGGCAGGCCGCACCTACCATATCGGCGCCAGCATCGGGCTCACCATGGTCACCCACCAGCCCGCCTCCCCGCTCGGCTTCATGGGCGAAGCCGACGCCGCCTGCTACGCCGCCAAGGGCCGCGGCCGCGGCATGGCCGTGGCCTTCGGCGATTTGTGA
- a CDS encoding amidohydrolase family protein — translation MRILDTHLHLIYPDRFSYPWLATKPKLNHKPWTHAEYFAEAVPLGIESVLHMEVDVAEADIMGETEFVLGLPRIAGCIAACRPEHMNFVDQIERLSEHAHVKGVRRILHELPDELSQTDLFVENLRHLPDYDLSFDLCLRDDQLHLGVDLAQKAPDVTFILDHCGNPLPNGSGLDPWRASITEIARNPNVVGKISGLVNHCDPGWTAETLRPYVEHMIETFGWDRVVWGSDHPVATVTGGTLTDWVNATREIIRGASQDEQAKLLHRNAERIYKV, via the coding sequence GTGCGCATCCTCGATACCCACCTGCACCTGATCTATCCCGATCGCTTCAGCTATCCCTGGCTCGCCACCAAGCCCAAGCTCAACCACAAGCCCTGGACGCATGCGGAATACTTCGCCGAGGCCGTGCCGCTGGGCATCGAATCGGTGCTGCACATGGAGGTCGATGTCGCCGAGGCCGACATCATGGGAGAGACCGAATTCGTGCTCGGCCTGCCCCGCATAGCCGGTTGCATCGCCGCCTGCCGGCCCGAGCACATGAACTTCGTCGACCAGATCGAGCGGCTGTCCGAACATGCCCATGTCAAGGGCGTCCGCCGCATCCTGCACGAACTACCCGACGAGCTCAGCCAGACGGACCTGTTCGTCGAAAACCTGCGGCACCTGCCCGACTACGACCTCAGCTTCGACCTCTGCCTGCGCGACGACCAGTTGCATCTGGGCGTCGACCTGGCGCAGAAGGCGCCCGACGTCACCTTCATCCTGGACCATTGCGGCAATCCGCTGCCCAATGGTTCGGGCCTCGATCCCTGGCGTGCCTCGATCACCGAGATCGCCCGCAACCCCAATGTGGTCGGCAAGATTTCGGGCCTGGTCAATCATTGCGACCCCGGCTGGACCGCCGAGACCCTGCGCCCCTATGTCGAGCACATGATCGAGACCTTCGGCTGGGATCGCGTGGTCTGGGGTTCGGACCATCCAGTGGCCACCGTTACCGGCGGTACGCTCACCGATTGGGTCAATGCCACGCGCGAGATCATCAGGGGCGCCAGCCAGGACGAGCAGGCCAAGCTGCTCCATCGCAACGCCGAGCGCATCTACAAGGTCTGA
- the truA gene encoding tRNA pseudouridine(38-40) synthase TruA: MPRYKLTIEYDGTPFSGWQRQSDRPSVQQALEEAIAAMSGETVTTQAAGRTDAGVHALGQVVHFDLGRDWNPFRIREALNYHLRPAPVAIIDAETVDDGFEARFSATARHYEYRILTRRAPPVIERDHVWHIPKKLDAEAMDHAASQILGLHDFTTFRSSECQANSPLRTLDKFSVRAEPDHIVVSASARSFLHHQVRSMVGSLRLVGEGKWSPADFRAALDARDRRRCGPMAPSSGLYLTRVDY; encoded by the coding sequence ATGCCGCGCTATAAGCTCACCATCGAATATGACGGAACCCCGTTCTCCGGCTGGCAGCGCCAGTCGGACCGGCCGAGCGTGCAACAGGCGCTGGAGGAGGCGATTGCCGCCATGTCGGGCGAAACGGTCACCACCCAGGCGGCCGGCCGCACCGATGCCGGCGTGCATGCGCTGGGCCAGGTGGTGCATTTCGATCTCGGCAGGGACTGGAATCCGTTCCGTATCCGCGAGGCGCTGAACTATCACCTTCGTCCGGCCCCGGTGGCCATCATCGATGCCGAGACCGTGGACGACGGTTTTGAAGCGCGGTTCTCGGCTACGGCGCGGCACTATGAATACCGCATCCTCACCCGTCGCGCCCCGCCGGTCATCGAGCGCGACCATGTCTGGCACATCCCCAAAAAACTCGATGCCGAGGCGATGGATCACGCCGCCAGTCAGATACTCGGCCTGCACGACTTCACCACGTTCCGATCATCGGAATGCCAGGCTAACTCGCCCTTGCGCACGTTGGATAAGTTTTCGGTGCGCGCCGAGCCCGACCACATCGTCGTTTCAGCCAGCGCCCGCAGCTTCCTCCATCACCAGGTGCGGTCCATGGTGGGATCGCTCCGCCTGGTGGGGGAAGGCAAGTGGTCGCCTGCCGATTTTCGAGCCGCGCTCGATGCACGCGACCGACGCCGCTGCGGCCCGATGGCGCCGTCGTCGGGGCTCTACCTGACCCGGGTCGATTACTAG
- the dapE gene encoding succinyl-diaminopimelate desuccinylase, with protein sequence MTSLPAGDPVRLLKDLVACPSVTPAEAGVLDVLERALGSIGFAVTRLRFEGDGSYPVDNLFAIRGNGGRRLLFAGHTDVVPPGELANWTSDPFTPREADGKLYGRGAADMKSGIAAFVAAAASIPADAGTVMMAITNDEEADAINGTDKLMAWAEAQQHHFDFAIVGEPSSAAMLGDSIKIGRRGSLSGIITVSGTQGHVAYPDRANNPLPTLARIVTALDTDIDGGTEHFPASNLEVTSIDVGNAVSNVIPASGTIRFNIRYNDLWTPETLSNWVRERIASVDHAGASVTFALAGLPSRSFLSPLSGDVDTLGDAIASVTGRRPEFSTGGGTSDARFIAQYGPVVECGLVGPSMHKADEHIALADLTGLTEIYRAFLVRFFEVQA encoded by the coding sequence GTGACTTCTCTACCTGCGGGCGATCCCGTCCGCCTTCTCAAGGATCTGGTTGCCTGCCCGTCGGTGACGCCCGCGGAGGCGGGCGTGCTCGATGTGCTCGAACGCGCTCTGGGCAGCATCGGCTTTGCCGTGACGCGGCTGCGCTTCGAGGGCGATGGCTCCTATCCGGTTGACAACCTCTTCGCCATCAGGGGCAACGGCGGTCGCCGATTGCTGTTTGCCGGCCATACCGATGTCGTGCCGCCGGGCGAACTGGCCAATTGGACGTCCGATCCATTCACGCCGCGCGAGGCCGATGGCAAGCTCTATGGGCGTGGCGCCGCCGACATGAAATCGGGCATCGCCGCCTTCGTCGCCGCGGCAGCCTCCATCCCCGCGGATGCCGGCACCGTGATGATGGCCATCACCAACGACGAGGAGGCCGACGCCATCAACGGCACCGACAAGCTGATGGCCTGGGCCGAGGCCCAGCAGCACCATTTCGATTTCGCCATCGTTGGCGAGCCGAGCTCGGCTGCCATGTTGGGGGACAGCATCAAGATCGGCCGTCGCGGTTCGCTATCGGGCATCATCACAGTGTCTGGCACGCAGGGACATGTTGCCTATCCCGACAGGGCCAACAACCCGCTGCCGACCCTGGCGCGGATAGTCACCGCGCTCGATACCGATATCGATGGCGGCACGGAGCATTTTCCGGCAAGCAATCTCGAAGTCACTTCGATCGATGTCGGCAATGCTGTTTCCAACGTCATCCCGGCTTCCGGGACGATCCGCTTCAACATCCGCTACAACGATCTGTGGACACCCGAAACGCTGAGCAACTGGGTGCGCGAGCGTATTGCCAGCGTCGACCATGCCGGCGCCAGCGTGACCTTTGCCCTCGCCGGACTACCGTCGCGCTCGTTCCTGTCTCCGCTGAGCGGGGATGTCGATACGCTCGGCGACGCCATTGCCAGCGTGACTGGCCGGCGTCCGGAATTTTCCACCGGCGGCGGCACCTCGGATGCGCGCTTCATCGCTCAATATGGCCCGGTGGTGGAATGCGGGCTGGTCGGCCCCTCCATGCACAAGGCCGACGAGCACATCGCCTTAGCCGACCTGACCGGTTTGACCGAAATCTACCGGGCCTTCTTGGTCCGCTTCTTCGAGGTCCAAGCATGA
- a CDS encoding DUF805 domain-containing protein — translation MDLQALYLSSDGRISRKTWWIGTVILIVATLILYFILGLVGLGLTSRWGPIIVFLIVIYPTINLGVKRRHDRDNNGNDYRILMGLYAVLTVLQVLGIGYTPADLGNGMVAMVPDMWMSIITLVVSVYALYMLIQLGFLKGSPGANSYGADPVGYAVAA, via the coding sequence ATGGACTTGCAAGCACTCTATCTCAGCAGTGACGGCCGGATTTCACGCAAGACGTGGTGGATCGGCACGGTCATCCTGATCGTGGCCACCTTGATCCTCTACTTCATTCTGGGCCTGGTGGGCCTGGGCCTGACTTCACGCTGGGGTCCGATCATCGTCTTTCTGATCGTCATCTACCCCACGATCAACCTTGGCGTGAAACGCCGGCACGACCGCGACAATAACGGCAACGACTATCGTATTCTGATGGGCCTTTATGCGGTACTGACCGTGCTGCAAGTGCTGGGCATCGGCTATACTCCCGCCGACCTCGGCAATGGTATGGTTGCCATGGTGCCGGACATGTGGATGTCGATCATCACGCTCGTGGTGAGCGTCTACGCCCTCTACATGCTGATCCAGCTCGGCTTCCTCAAAGGTTCGCCGGGCGCCAACAGCTACGGCGCCGACCCGGTGGGTTACGCCGTCGCAGCCTGA
- a CDS encoding DUF805 domain-containing protein, whose translation MNFNQDWNYLFTSFEGRINRAPFWAGVIVLIVVNILISIIGGILGAIFGPLSYLATLASLAMIYPASALYAKRWHDRGKSGWWTLVMLIPLLGVLYAIYELGIQEGEPAANQYGPNPLGVAAA comes from the coding sequence ATGAATTTCAATCAGGACTGGAACTACCTCTTCACCAGCTTTGAGGGTCGGATCAACCGCGCGCCGTTCTGGGCGGGCGTCATCGTACTGATCGTGGTCAACATCCTCATCAGCATCATCGGCGGCATTCTGGGCGCGATCTTCGGGCCGCTGAGCTACCTGGCGACCCTCGCCTCGCTCGCCATGATCTATCCGGCATCGGCGCTCTACGCCAAGCGCTGGCACGATCGCGGCAAGTCGGGCTGGTGGACGCTGGTCATGCTGATCCCGCTGCTGGGCGTGCTCTATGCCATCTACGAGCTGGGCATCCAGGAAGGCGAGCCGGCTGCCAACCAGTACGGCCCCAATCCGCTCGGCGTTGCCGCTGCCTGA
- a CDS encoding FAD-containing oxidoreductase yields the protein MPEQFDAIIIGAGQSGPFLAARLAEAGRTVALVEREHLGGTCVNDGCTPTKTLVASARAAWNARHAAEFGVVLKGPVTVDMAAVKARKDKVVAASVNSLTDWLGGLRSLRYFKGEGSFVSPTEVKVGKRVLTAPQIFINTGATASVPDWPGIKSVPHLTNTSMMSLDTLPSHLIIAGASYIGLEFAQMYARFGSKVTVIERGPLPASREDADISAAIRDILEVEGVTFMFETTVQAVAKAGHGVLLSLECGGRLASIEGSHLLVALGRKPNSAALNLAAAGLETDERGFIPVDDSLRTKVPGIWAMGDVNGRGAFTHTSYNEFEIVADHVLGNGKRSLAGRIPVYGLFIDPPLGRIGMSETEVRKSGRKALMGVMPMSRVGRAKERGETQGLMKVLVDAKTKQILGAAILGIGGDEVVQSLLQLMAAGTPYTTMMNTMHIHPTVTELLPTLLADLKPLV from the coding sequence ATGCCGGAACAGTTCGATGCCATCATTATCGGCGCTGGCCAGTCGGGCCCGTTTCTGGCGGCGCGGCTTGCCGAAGCCGGCCGCACGGTAGCGCTGGTCGAGCGCGAGCATCTGGGCGGCACCTGCGTCAACGATGGCTGTACGCCCACCAAGACGCTGGTGGCCAGTGCCCGGGCGGCCTGGAATGCGCGGCATGCCGCCGAATTCGGCGTCGTGCTCAAGGGCCCGGTGACCGTCGACATGGCGGCGGTCAAGGCGCGCAAGGACAAGGTCGTGGCCGCATCGGTCAACAGCCTGACCGATTGGCTGGGCGGCTTGCGGAGCCTGCGGTATTTCAAGGGCGAAGGCAGCTTCGTTTCCCCCACCGAGGTGAAGGTGGGCAAGCGCGTGCTGACGGCGCCGCAGATCTTCATCAATACGGGGGCCACGGCCAGCGTGCCAGACTGGCCGGGGATCAAGAGCGTACCGCACCTCACCAACACTTCGATGATGAGCCTGGACACGCTGCCCAGCCATCTGATCATCGCCGGCGCCAGCTATATCGGGCTCGAATTTGCCCAGATGTATGCCCGCTTCGGCTCCAAGGTGACCGTCATCGAGCGCGGCCCGCTCCCCGCCTCGCGCGAGGATGCCGACATTTCCGCTGCCATCCGGGATATCCTCGAGGTCGAGGGCGTCACCTTCATGTTCGAAACGACAGTGCAGGCGGTGGCCAAGGCGGGACACGGCGTCCTGCTGTCACTCGAATGCGGCGGCCGGCTGGCCTCCATCGAAGGCAGCCATCTGCTGGTGGCTCTGGGCCGCAAGCCCAATAGCGCCGCGCTGAACCTGGCTGCGGCTGGGCTCGAGACGGATGAGCGCGGCTTCATCCCGGTCGACGACAGCTTGCGTACCAAGGTGCCTGGCATATGGGCGATGGGCGACGTCAACGGCCGGGGCGCCTTCACCCATACGTCGTATAATGAGTTTGAAATCGTCGCCGACCACGTGCTGGGCAACGGCAAGCGCTCGCTTGCCGGCCGGATCCCGGTCTATGGCCTCTTCATCGACCCGCCGCTCGGCCGCATCGGCATGAGCGAGACCGAGGTGCGCAAGTCGGGCCGCAAGGCGCTGATGGGCGTGATGCCGATGAGCCGCGTCGGCCGGGCCAAGGAACGCGGCGAGACGCAGGGCCTGATGAAGGTGCTGGTCGACGCCAAGACCAAGCAGATCCTGGGCGCCGCGATCCTGGGCATAGGCGGCGACGAAGTGGTGCAGTCGCTGCTCCAGCTGATGGCGGCGGGTACGCCCTACACCACCATGATGAACACCATGCACATTCACCCTACGGTGACCGAACTGCTGCCGACGCTGCTGGCGGACCTGAAGCCGCTGGTTTGA
- a CDS encoding sugar phosphate isomerase/epimerase family protein, translating into MARIAADRIAVSTWSLHRLLGTVYPHDLSTSAIGPETPTYGEGDESLLGLPSVLANHGYHRLEIVSFHLRSRDPVYLGELRDQLRIANVRLQTLLIDAGDISHPEHGARDTAWIASWIEVANEMGAENARIIAGKQKPTRDALDRSVKALNTLADGNAGSPVRLVTENWFDLLSEPAHVHYLLDKLEGRIGLLGDFGNWGGATKYADLKSIFSRAELCHAKASFIDGDLDEADYGACVSLAEEAGYKGPYTLIFDSEIPGEWHGLATERDFITSRDVQAA; encoded by the coding sequence ATGGCCCGCATTGCCGCCGACCGCATCGCCGTTTCCACCTGGTCGCTGCACCGCCTGCTTGGAACCGTCTATCCGCATGACCTGTCGACTTCGGCCATCGGGCCGGAGACACCGACCTACGGCGAGGGCGACGAATCCCTGCTTGGCCTGCCCTCGGTGCTGGCCAACCATGGCTACCATCGCCTCGAAATCGTCTCGTTCCACCTGCGCAGCCGCGATCCGGTCTATCTGGGCGAATTGCGCGACCAACTCCGCATCGCCAATGTCCGGCTGCAGACGCTGCTGATCGATGCCGGGGACATCAGCCACCCCGAGCATGGCGCGCGCGACACCGCCTGGATCGCCAGCTGGATCGAGGTGGCCAACGAGATGGGCGCGGAAAATGCCCGCATCATCGCCGGCAAGCAGAAGCCCACGCGTGACGCGCTCGACCGCTCCGTCAAGGCGCTCAACACGCTGGCCGACGGCAATGCCGGTTCCCCCGTGCGGCTGGTCACCGAAAACTGGTTCGACCTGCTGAGCGAACCGGCACATGTGCATTACCTGCTCGACAAGCTCGAAGGGCGTATCGGCCTGTTGGGTGATTTCGGCAATTGGGGCGGCGCCACCAAGTATGCGGACCTCAAGTCGATCTTCAGCCGGGCCGAACTCTGCCACGCCAAGGCCAGCTTCATCGATGGCGATCTGGACGAGGCCGACTATGGCGCCTGCGTCAGCCTGGCCGAAGAAGCGGGCTACAAGGGCCCCTATACGCTGATCTTCGACAGCGAAATCCCGGGCGAATGGCATGGCCTTGCTACCGAACGCGACTTCATAACATCGCGAGACGTCCAGGCGGCTTAA
- the dapD gene encoding 2,3,4,5-tetrahydropyridine-2,6-dicarboxylate N-succinyltransferase, producing the protein MSYADLAKTIDDAFEARAEIKFGQQGPIREAVEEALRLLDTGTLRVAQKVDGAWQVNQWLKKAVLLNFRLNDNKLVEGGPGGSHYWDKVPTKFEGWSENTFREAGFRAVPGAVVRSPAFIGRNVVLMPSFVNVGAYVDEGTMVDTWVTVGSCAQIGKNVHISGGVGIGGVLEPLQAGPVIIEDNCFIGARSEVVEGVVVGEGSVISMGVFIGASTKIVDRNTGEIHIGKVPPYSVVVSGSLPGKPLPNGNPGPNLYCAVIVKTVDAQTRSKTGINDLLRD; encoded by the coding sequence ATGTCCTATGCCGATCTCGCCAAGACCATCGATGACGCCTTCGAGGCCCGTGCCGAGATCAAGTTCGGCCAGCAGGGGCCGATCCGCGAGGCGGTCGAGGAGGCCCTGCGCCTGCTCGATACCGGTACGCTGCGCGTGGCCCAGAAGGTGGACGGCGCCTGGCAGGTCAACCAGTGGCTGAAGAAGGCCGTGCTGCTGAACTTCCGGCTCAACGACAACAAGCTCGTCGAAGGCGGGCCGGGCGGTTCGCATTATTGGGACAAGGTGCCCACCAAGTTCGAGGGCTGGAGCGAGAACACCTTCCGCGAGGCCGGCTTCCGGGCCGTGCCGGGCGCCGTCGTGCGCAGCCCGGCCTTTATCGGCCGCAACGTCGTCCTGATGCCCAGCTTCGTCAATGTCGGCGCCTATGTCGACGAAGGCACGATGGTGGACACCTGGGTCACGGTCGGCTCCTGCGCGCAGATCGGCAAGAACGTGCACATTTCGGGCGGCGTCGGCATTGGCGGCGTGCTCGAGCCGCTGCAGGCCGGCCCCGTCATCATCGAGGACAACTGCTTTATCGGTGCGCGTTCCGAAGTGGTGGAAGGCGTCGTGGTGGGCGAGGGCTCGGTCATTTCGATGGGCGTGTTCATCGGCGCCTCGACCAAGATCGTCGATCGCAATACCGGGGAAATCCATATCGGCAAGGTGCCGCCCTATTCGGTAGTGGTCTCGGGCTCGCTTCCCGGTAAGCCCCTGCCCAACGGCAATCCGGGTCCCAACCTCTACTGCGCCGTCATCGTCAAGACTGTCGACGCGCAGACCCGCAGCAAGACCGGGATCAACGACCTGCTGCGCGACTGA
- the sthA gene encoding Si-specific NAD(P)(+) transhydrogenase: MEHFNVIVIGSGPAGRRAAVQAAKLGKSVLVVENRLRLGGVSVHTGTIPSKTLRETVLNLSGWRERGFYGLAYRVKKDIEGKDLGARLRMTLNHEIEVLEHQFARNGVRTFGGMARFLDTGHIAVLPPDGDEVKFSFDHAVIAVGTTPYRPANIPFNDHSVVDSDSLVSEPRVPRSLTVVGAGVIGIEYATIFSALDVPVTIVEPKDTILDFIDREIIEEFIHDLRNRGVTIRLGAKVEKVELDEQGWAISVLTDGRRLRSDMLLYAAGRSGATANLGLENTGIVPVDRGRLKVDPVTFQTSVRNIYAAGDVIGWPSLASTSMEQGRIAALHACGAPMPPAPEFFPYGIYAVPEISTVGLTEAQVREQGIPYEAGIARFRETSRGHIMGLQSGMMKMIFSLETRKLLGVHIVGEGATELIHIGQAVLNLGGTLDYFVENAFNYPTLAEAYKIAALDAWNRMPRTTPMAQVDGAMARPQTAK, encoded by the coding sequence TTGGAACATTTCAACGTCATCGTCATCGGCAGCGGTCCGGCCGGCCGCCGTGCCGCGGTTCAGGCTGCCAAGCTGGGCAAGTCGGTCCTGGTGGTGGAAAACCGCCTGCGCCTGGGTGGCGTATCGGTTCATACCGGCACCATCCCTTCCAAGACGCTGCGCGAGACGGTGCTCAACCTTTCCGGCTGGCGCGAGCGCGGCTTTTATGGCCTGGCCTATCGCGTCAAGAAGGACATCGAGGGCAAGGACCTGGGCGCCCGCCTGCGCATGACGCTCAACCACGAGATCGAGGTGCTCGAGCACCAGTTCGCCCGCAACGGCGTCCGCACCTTCGGCGGCATGGCCCGCTTCCTCGATACCGGGCATATCGCGGTGCTGCCGCCCGATGGCGACGAGGTGAAATTCAGTTTCGACCATGCCGTGATCGCCGTGGGCACCACGCCCTACCGCCCCGCCAATATCCCGTTCAACGACCATTCGGTGGTCGATAGCGATAGTCTGGTCTCCGAACCGCGCGTGCCCCGCAGCCTCACGGTGGTCGGCGCCGGCGTCATCGGCATCGAATATGCCACCATCTTTTCAGCCCTCGACGTCCCCGTGACCATTGTCGAGCCCAAGGACACGATCCTCGATTTCATCGATCGCGAGATCATCGAGGAGTTCATCCATGACCTGCGCAATCGGGGCGTGACCATCCGGCTGGGTGCCAAGGTGGAAAAGGTCGAGCTCGACGAACAGGGCTGGGCGATTTCCGTGCTCACCGATGGGCGCCGCCTGCGCAGTGACATGCTGCTCTATGCCGCCGGCCGTTCCGGCGCCACCGCCAATCTCGGCCTCGAAAACACCGGCATCGTGCCGGTCGATCGCGGCCGCCTCAAGGTCGATCCGGTGACCTTCCAGACCTCGGTGCGCAACATCTATGCGGCCGGCGACGTCATCGGTTGGCCTTCGCTGGCCTCGACCTCAATGGAACAGGGCCGTATCGCCGCGCTCCATGCCTGCGGCGCCCCCATGCCGCCGGCCCCCGAATTCTTCCCCTATGGCATCTACGCCGTGCCGGAAATCTCGACGGTCGGCCTCACCGAAGCGCAGGTGCGCGAGCAGGGCATTCCCTATGAAGCCGGCATCGCCCGCTTCCGCGAAACCTCGCGCGGCCACATCATGGGCCTGCAGTCGGGCATGATGAAGATGATCTTCTCGCTCGAAACACGCAAACTGCTGGGCGTCCACATCGTGGGCGAGGGCGCCACCGAGCTTATCCATATCGGGCAGGCCGTGCTCAACCTGGGCGGCACGCTCGATTACTTCGTCGAGAATGCCTTCAACTATCCCACGCTCGCGGAGGCCTACAAGATCGCAGCGCTCGACGCTTGGAACCGCATGCCGCGCACGACGCCCATGGCCCAGGTCGATGGCGCCATGGCGCGCCCGCAAACGGCGAAGTAG